One Fibrobacter sp. UBA4297 DNA window includes the following coding sequences:
- a CDS encoding type II toxin-antitoxin system RelE/ParE family toxin, whose translation MTREFIITKEFDQIWKNLGLTDSDLSELQAFLCENPDAGDIMEGTAGVRKLRWALKGRGKSGGARVVYLDILFSERIYLITVFPKNEKANLSKQERNAIKTLVLAIKRAERELKK comes from the coding sequence ATGACAAGAGAGTTTATCATCACAAAGGAATTTGACCAAATATGGAAAAATCTGGGTTTGACAGATTCTGACCTCAGCGAACTTCAGGCTTTTCTCTGCGAAAATCCAGATGCTGGCGATATCATGGAAGGAACTGCGGGTGTAAGAAAATTGCGGTGGGCCCTAAAGGGACGAGGGAAAAGTGGAGGAGCGAGGGTTGTTTATTTGGATATTCTTTTTTCAGAACGTATATATTTGATAACGGTTTTTCCAAAGAATGAAAAGGCGAATTTAAGTAAGCAAGAAAGAAATGCAATAAAAACATTGGTTCTGGCTATAAAAAGGGCTGAAAGGGAGTTAAAAAAATGA
- a CDS encoding NADH-quinone oxidoreductase subunit N, with amino-acid sequence MLSNLVYLLPVIFVVLGGMVALAAEPFLRDENKHKVLPWVAAFFIALSVAALYYAKTEALLNLYAMDPVRRVLCAAILLCGFLGISGLQWTLGREQFKGGEAYGLMMLATSGAMLMTQAIDFVALFIAMELTSFPIYALVGIRRKDVNANEGVFKYFVSGAVFSAIFLYGVSLIYGATGSTHFCGHVLEGRMAIYSVGMLFVIAGLLFKAGAAPLHFWVADVYTGASVAVTGFMAAVVKVGALAALGTVWVSVLVTRSGAEAVWNLAEKVTVANPSKPLFYVVLVVALLSMVIGAFSGLAQKSVRRILAFSAVMNAGFIVIGLLVPNYLGKGEIQMGPMFYFLITYAIASAGALTGIAYMSGKDDCKENLEDLQGAGRRRPFVALGVAVCLASLAGLPPVAGFLAKFTLFTEAFNADLGWLAAIGFGLSLVAAVYYLRIAYVLFAPAKDDKCCGGDHICCKSNYAYVYLLRFAVAVSAIALLVISARPALALIG; translated from the coding sequence ATGCTAAGTAATCTTGTTTATCTCTTGCCGGTGATCTTCGTGGTCTTGGGCGGCATGGTGGCTCTCGCTGCTGAACCGTTCTTGCGCGACGAAAACAAGCACAAGGTTCTTCCTTGGGTGGCTGCTTTCTTCATTGCTCTTAGCGTAGCCGCTTTGTACTACGCAAAGACCGAAGCTCTCTTGAACCTTTACGCGATGGACCCGGTTCGCCGCGTGCTTTGCGCTGCAATCCTCCTTTGCGGTTTCCTCGGTATTTCGGGCCTCCAGTGGACTCTTGGCCGAGAACAGTTCAAGGGCGGTGAAGCTTATGGCCTCATGATGCTTGCCACTAGCGGTGCTATGCTCATGACCCAGGCTATCGACTTTGTGGCTTTGTTCATTGCAATGGAACTCACGAGCTTCCCGATTTACGCTCTTGTGGGCATTCGCCGTAAAGATGTGAATGCAAACGAAGGCGTTTTCAAGTACTTTGTCTCGGGTGCTGTTTTCAGTGCCATCTTCCTCTACGGTGTTTCGCTCATTTACGGTGCCACGGGTTCGACGCATTTCTGCGGTCACGTGCTCGAAGGCCGTATGGCAATCTACAGCGTCGGTATGCTCTTTGTGATTGCTGGCCTCCTCTTCAAGGCTGGCGCTGCTCCGCTCCACTTCTGGGTGGCTGATGTCTATACGGGCGCCTCTGTCGCCGTGACGGGCTTTATGGCCGCTGTCGTGAAGGTCGGTGCTCTTGCCGCTCTCGGTACGGTCTGGGTAAGCGTTCTCGTGACGCGCTCCGGTGCCGAAGCGGTGTGGAACCTCGCCGAAAAGGTGACTGTCGCAAATCCGTCTAAGCCGCTCTTCTACGTGGTCTTGGTGGTTGCTCTCCTCTCCATGGTGATAGGTGCATTTAGTGGCCTTGCTCAAAAGTCTGTGCGTCGCATCTTGGCATTCTCTGCTGTGATGAACGCTGGCTTTATCGTGATTGGCCTCTTGGTCCCGAATTACCTCGGCAAGGGCGAAATCCAGATGGGCCCGATGTTCTACTTCCTCATCACTTATGCGATTGCCTCTGCGGGCGCCTTGACGGGTATTGCCTACATGTCGGGCAAGGATGATTGCAAGGAAAATCTCGAAGACCTCCAGGGGGCAGGCCGTCGCCGTCCGTTTGTGGCTCTTGGTGTTGCCGTTTGCCTTGCTTCGCTTGCTGGTCTCCCGCCGGTTGCAGGTTTCCTCGCCAAGTTCACGCTGTTCACCGAAGCCTTCAATGCTGACCTCGGCTGGCTTGCCGCTATCGGCTTTGGCCTCTCCTTGGTGGCTGCTGTTTACTACCTCCGCATCGCCTACGTGCTCTTCGCCCCGGCAAAGGACGACAAGTGCTGTGGTGGCGATCATATCTGCTGCAAGTCGAACTACGCATACGTTTACTTGCTTCGCTTTGCTGTTGCCGTGTCCGCTATCGCACTCCTCGTGATTAGCGCTCGCCCGGCACTTGCACTGATCGGCTAG
- a CDS encoding complex I subunit 4 family protein translates to MLLHLLVLAPFVAAILMVMTSKEDSKSSSRLAILMGIGFTAMSVALIAGGSVSTDAIEWFQIPGCKGPVYYYLTSHGLASWMVFLSSGLSLVSLISARAITCRSYRNFAIGIFSLMGAMNGTFLAADAVLFFFFFEAMVIPAAVLIAGFGGKDRMKAAMTFAIYTLVGSAPMMVALWYILTIADNSTLISIAVAVQGLPEATQNVLLVCFMLAFLVKTPIFPFHGWQAITYAEAPAPLSAILTGAMSKAGVFGFIVWILPIFPLSMNAVSCMMWLGLFTAVYGALMALRATDGKKLLAFSSMGHLGLAVAGVFSLSEAMLPAVLVLLVAHGISAGAQFYLMGIAERMAGTRELDKLGGLSSKNPVFSTLFGFAGVMALAVPGTAGFVGEFSVLLALWDMGPLPALVAGFTLILSAAYMLRFIQKVIFGKQAREYEEGRRTMPLEGVSIAVMLLLLLVFGFHPAYVTDTLNEADVNEDPAAVQVLNSAALNNGEAPMTAEEIHQLDSTLAAAGFKDDERASIIAQMKGDASVDAKSEKSVKEASDAK, encoded by the coding sequence ATGCTGTTACATCTCCTTGTCCTCGCCCCGTTCGTTGCCGCCATCCTCATGGTGATGACGTCCAAGGAAGACTCCAAGTCTTCTTCCCGCCTTGCCATTTTGATGGGCATCGGCTTTACGGCCATGTCTGTCGCCTTGATTGCTGGCGGTAGCGTTTCGACGGATGCTATTGAATGGTTCCAGATTCCTGGTTGCAAGGGACCTGTCTACTACTACCTCACAAGTCACGGACTTGCCTCCTGGATGGTGTTCCTCTCCAGCGGGCTTTCTCTCGTGTCCTTGATTTCTGCACGTGCAATTACTTGCAGAAGCTATCGCAACTTCGCTATCGGCATCTTCTCCTTGATGGGTGCCATGAACGGCACCTTCCTTGCGGCTGATGCTGTGCTCTTCTTCTTCTTCTTCGAAGCCATGGTGATCCCGGCTGCGGTTCTCATTGCTGGTTTCGGTGGCAAGGACAGAATGAAGGCCGCGATGACATTTGCGATTTACACATTGGTCGGTTCTGCTCCGATGATGGTCGCTCTCTGGTATATCCTTACGATTGCCGATAACTCGACGCTCATCTCCATTGCTGTTGCCGTTCAGGGCCTCCCGGAAGCAACGCAGAACGTGCTTCTCGTGTGCTTTATGCTCGCTTTCCTCGTGAAGACTCCGATTTTCCCGTTCCACGGCTGGCAGGCGATTACTTACGCCGAAGCTCCGGCTCCGCTTTCTGCAATCCTCACGGGTGCAATGAGTAAGGCTGGCGTGTTTGGCTTTATCGTCTGGATTCTCCCGATTTTCCCGCTTTCGATGAACGCAGTCTCCTGCATGATGTGGCTTGGCCTCTTCACTGCAGTCTATGGTGCTCTCATGGCTCTCCGCGCAACGGATGGCAAGAAGCTCCTCGCATTCAGCTCCATGGGCCACCTTGGCCTTGCTGTGGCGGGTGTGTTTAGCCTCTCCGAAGCAATGCTTCCGGCTGTGCTCGTGTTGCTCGTCGCTCACGGCATTTCGGCTGGCGCTCAGTTCTACCTCATGGGTATTGCAGAACGCATGGCGGGTACGCGCGAACTCGATAAGCTTGGCGGTCTTTCTTCCAAGAATCCGGTGTTCTCGACGCTCTTTGGCTTTGCCGGCGTGATGGCTCTCGCCGTTCCTGGTACGGCAGGCTTTGTCGGTGAATTCTCCGTGCTCCTCGCTTTGTGGGACATGGGCCCGCTCCCGGCTCTCGTGGCAGGATTTACCTTGATCCTCTCCGCTGCATACATGCTCCGCTTCATCCAGAAGGTTATTTTCGGTAAGCAGGCCCGTGAATACGAAGAAGGCCGTCGCACGATGCCGCTCGAAGGCGTTAGCATCGCTGTGATGCTCTTGCTCCTCCTCGTGTTCGGTTTCCACCCGGCATACGTGACGGATACCCTCAACGAAGCTGACGTGAACGAAGATCCGGCTGCAGTCCAGGTGCTGAACAGTGCTGCTCTCAACAACGGCGAAGCTCCGATGACGGCCGAAGAAATCCACCAGCTGGATTCGACGCTTGCCGCAGCAGGCTTTAAGGATGACGAACGCGCTTCGATCATCGCTCAGATGAAGGGCGACGCTTCCGTTGATGCAAAATCTGAAAAATCTGTGAAGGAGGCTTCCGATGCTAAGTAA
- the ispF gene encoding 2-C-methyl-D-erythritol 2,4-cyclodiphosphate synthase, with the protein MDKIYRSGIGFDVHKLVDGRKCIIGGVDIPYEKGLLGHSDADVLLHAISDALLGAAGLGDIGTYFPDTDPAFKGADSLELLRKVGEEVKKAGYEIINIDSIVMCERPKVNPHKDQMKANIARVLGLDVKQIGIKGTTTEKLGFTGRGEGIASQAIAMVATKA; encoded by the coding sequence ATGGACAAAATTTATCGTTCAGGTATTGGTTTTGATGTTCACAAGTTGGTGGATGGTCGCAAGTGCATTATCGGCGGCGTGGACATCCCGTACGAAAAGGGTTTGCTCGGCCACAGCGACGCAGACGTGCTTTTGCATGCGATTAGCGATGCTTTGCTCGGGGCTGCAGGCCTCGGCGACATCGGCACTTACTTCCCGGATACGGATCCGGCATTCAAGGGAGCTGACAGCTTGGAACTTTTGCGCAAGGTTGGCGAAGAAGTCAAGAAGGCCGGTTACGAAATCATCAATATCGATAGCATTGTGATGTGCGAACGCCCGAAGGTGAACCCGCACAAGGACCAGATGAAGGCTAATATCGCCCGCGTGCTCGGTCTTGATGTGAAGCAGATTGGCATCAAGGGCACGACAACGGAAAAACTCGGATTCACGGGCCGTGGCGAAGGTATCGCAAGCCAGGCTATCGCGATGGTTGCAACGAAGGCTTAA
- a CDS encoding DNA repair helicase XPB, with the protein MNPNGAIIVQSNLEIMVEVDNPNYTTARDAIAPFTELVKSPEHLHTYKISHLSLWNAAATGLRAPEVLERLESQSRYPIPPTVVTEIEDYMARYGLLRLKKEDGRLTMESDDKLMFLEICKLKDVEPFIIEYIDDTHVVVDPERRGHLKMVLTNAGFPVEDLAGYTVGDPLPIQLRETTVSGKPFNLRDYQKDAAQVFYASGSEKGGSGVIVLPCGSGKTVIGLATMALVQTKTLILTPNISSSRQWIREICDKTNLTLDQVKEYSGEVKEIGPVTVATYQILTQRKRAKKGDENKEGKEPEMTEEEVKKELANFPLFSQEKWGLMIYDEVHLLPAPVFRLSTEMQATRRLGLTATLVREDHKETEVFSLIGPKKFDIPWRILEAQGWIATADCNEIRIPMDPELKMKYALAPVRDKITLASTNPEKTDIVERLLKYFSKPDDRVLIIGQYIDQLEALSEDLQIPLITGKTPNKEREKLYGAFRSGTQKNLMVSKVGNFAIDLPDANVLIQISGTFGSRQEEAQRLGRVLRPKSDGGAAHFYSIVTQDSKEQEFAMNRQLFLTEQGYAYKIIKRGDWDILMRSPEELAARA; encoded by the coding sequence ATGAATCCGAATGGCGCAATTATTGTACAAAGTAACCTCGAAATCATGGTCGAGGTCGATAATCCTAATTACACTACAGCACGTGACGCAATCGCTCCTTTTACAGAGCTTGTCAAAAGCCCGGAGCACCTGCACACATACAAGATTTCTCATTTGAGCTTGTGGAACGCAGCCGCAACAGGTCTCCGCGCTCCCGAAGTTCTCGAAAGACTCGAGAGCCAGAGCCGCTACCCCATTCCGCCGACGGTCGTCACGGAAATCGAAGACTACATGGCTCGTTACGGCTTGCTTCGTCTCAAAAAAGAAGACGGACGCTTGACGATGGAATCTGATGACAAATTAATGTTCCTCGAAATTTGCAAGTTGAAGGACGTGGAACCGTTCATCATCGAATACATCGACGATACGCACGTTGTTGTTGACCCCGAACGCCGCGGCCACCTGAAGATGGTCCTCACCAATGCAGGCTTCCCGGTCGAAGACTTGGCCGGTTACACCGTTGGCGACCCGCTCCCCATCCAGCTCCGCGAAACAACCGTTTCCGGAAAGCCGTTTAACCTCCGCGATTACCAGAAGGATGCCGCACAGGTGTTCTACGCCAGCGGTAGCGAAAAGGGCGGTTCCGGCGTGATCGTTCTCCCCTGCGGTTCCGGTAAGACCGTGATTGGCCTTGCCACCATGGCTTTGGTACAAACTAAGACATTGATTTTAACACCGAACATCTCGTCTTCGCGCCAGTGGATCCGCGAAATCTGCGACAAGACAAACCTTACGCTTGACCAAGTCAAGGAATACTCCGGCGAAGTGAAAGAAATCGGTCCGGTGACAGTTGCCACTTACCAAATTTTGACGCAACGCAAGCGCGCCAAGAAGGGCGACGAAAACAAGGAAGGCAAGGAACCGGAAATGACCGAAGAAGAGGTCAAGAAGGAACTTGCCAACTTCCCGCTCTTTAGCCAGGAAAAGTGGGGCCTCATGATTTACGACGAAGTCCACTTGCTCCCGGCTCCGGTGTTCCGCCTGAGTACCGAAATGCAGGCCACCCGCCGCTTGGGCCTTACGGCAACGCTGGTCCGTGAAGACCATAAGGAAACCGAAGTTTTCAGTTTGATCGGACCGAAAAAGTTCGATATCCCGTGGCGCATCTTGGAAGCACAGGGCTGGATTGCTACTGCCGACTGTAACGAAATCCGCATCCCGATGGATCCGGAACTCAAGATGAAGTATGCGCTTGCCCCCGTGCGCGACAAGATTACACTCGCAAGCACGAACCCCGAAAAGACGGACATCGTCGAACGCTTGCTCAAGTACTTCAGCAAGCCGGATGACCGCGTGCTCATCATCGGCCAGTACATCGACCAGCTCGAAGCGCTCTCCGAAGACCTCCAAATTCCGCTGATCACCGGCAAGACTCCGAACAAGGAACGCGAAAAGCTCTATGGAGCCTTCCGTTCGGGCACACAGAAGAACCTCATGGTCTCGAAGGTCGGTAACTTCGCTATCGACTTGCCGGACGCCAACGTGCTTATCCAGATTTCGGGTACGTTCGGTAGCCGTCAGGAAGAAGCACAGCGCCTCGGCCGTGTATTGCGCCCCAAGAGCGACGGCGGCGCCGCCCACTTCTACAGCATCGTGACGCAGGACTCCAAGGAACAGGAATTCGCCATGAACCGCCAGCTGTTCCTCACGGAACAGGGCTACGCCTATAAAATCATCAAGCGCGGCGACTGGGACATTCTCATGAGGTCGCCCGAAGAACTCGCCGCAAGAGCATAG
- a CDS encoding helix-turn-helix domain-containing protein, whose product MKENKAFESMMKGLSESLEYAKGDSSKARRMSVTVSALPSYRDKEIKEIRKKLNLSQKNFAFVLGVSPKTVEAWESGRNIPQGPVQRFLQMLKSGGKKLLQDYNVISVA is encoded by the coding sequence ATGAAGGAAAATAAAGCTTTTGAAAGCATGATGAAGGGACTTTCTGAAAGCCTTGAATATGCGAAAGGCGATTCGTCCAAAGCACGAAGAATGAGCGTGACTGTATCCGCTCTTCCGTCTTATCGTGACAAAGAAATAAAAGAAATTCGCAAAAAATTGAATCTTTCGCAAAAAAATTTTGCTTTTGTTTTGGGTGTTTCACCCAAAACAGTTGAAGCTTGGGAATCGGGAAGGAATATTCCACAAGGACCTGTTCAACGTTTTTTGCAAATGCTGAAATCAGGTGGGAAAAAATTGCTGCAAGACTACAATGTTATTTCGGTAGCCTGA
- a CDS encoding Na/Pi cotransporter family protein: MTLMILKMFGCLALLMFGMKTMSEGLQKLTGGHLRTVLGTMTKHRLGGLITGTAVTAAVQSSTATTVMTVSFVNAGLLTLRQAIPVIMGANIGTTATAWLMSIFGFQFNMSNVVWPFFALGIVLTYVRKNSVKSFGEFVFGFSFMFLGLTTLRENAVAMDLSHNQTIIDFFASTGGYGIWSTLLFLLLGGILTMCVQSSAAIMAITLILCSSGVLPIYQGIALVMGENIGTTVTSNLAALSASTQARRAALAHMLFNVFGVVWVLILFHPFVNMVCHFVGFDPTFVPQTQEEIAHASVRVTYALSGFHTAFNLCNVLLLIWFIKPMETLICKIIKEKDDGEDFRIQFISGGLMSTAELSLFEARKEINVFAERTLKMFRFLPDLLKMKNEEDFVKLFARIEKYEGISDRFEIEIGEYLNKVSGGRLSIESKTMLQCMQKEISEIESIGDACYNMARAINRKFHLEEDFTEEQYSRIENMMKLCDQALVQMVDVIEDKPHTKASNTMTLEFEINDYRKMLKDLNIEDINAQRYSYQIGVHYMDVVNDCEKLGDYVVNVVEAHVNHRLLGK; the protein is encoded by the coding sequence ATGACTCTTATGATTCTCAAGATGTTCGGTTGCCTCGCTCTCCTTATGTTCGGCATGAAGACGATGAGTGAAGGCTTGCAGAAACTTACTGGTGGACACCTCCGTACGGTTCTTGGTACTATGACCAAGCATAGGCTTGGCGGACTTATTACAGGTACTGCCGTTACTGCTGCTGTGCAGTCTTCGACTGCGACTACCGTCATGACTGTTAGTTTTGTGAACGCTGGCTTGCTTACTCTTAGGCAGGCCATTCCTGTTATTATGGGCGCAAATATCGGTACGACGGCAACGGCGTGGCTCATGTCCATCTTCGGATTCCAGTTCAACATGAGTAACGTGGTGTGGCCGTTCTTTGCGCTTGGCATTGTGCTAACCTACGTCCGCAAGAACAGTGTCAAGAGCTTTGGCGAATTCGTGTTCGGCTTCTCGTTTATGTTCCTCGGGCTTACAACGCTCCGTGAAAACGCGGTGGCGATGGACCTTTCGCACAACCAGACGATTATTGATTTCTTTGCCTCGACGGGCGGCTACGGCATCTGGAGCACGCTTTTGTTCTTGCTTTTGGGCGGTATCCTTACGATGTGCGTGCAGTCTTCGGCGGCCATCATGGCGATTACGCTTATCCTCTGCTCTAGCGGCGTGCTCCCGATTTACCAGGGCATTGCGCTTGTGATGGGCGAAAACATCGGTACGACGGTCACTTCGAACTTGGCGGCGCTATCGGCAAGTACGCAGGCTAGGCGTGCGGCTTTGGCGCACATGCTCTTTAACGTGTTCGGCGTGGTGTGGGTGCTGATTTTGTTCCACCCGTTTGTGAACATGGTTTGCCATTTTGTTGGATTTGACCCGACATTTGTGCCGCAGACGCAAGAAGAAATTGCCCATGCAAGTGTGCGTGTGACGTATGCACTTTCTGGATTCCACACGGCATTTAACCTGTGCAACGTGCTTCTCCTCATCTGGTTCATCAAGCCGATGGAAACGCTCATCTGCAAGATTATCAAGGAAAAAGACGACGGCGAAGATTTCCGCATCCAGTTTATCAGCGGCGGCCTCATGAGTACGGCCGAACTTTCGCTCTTTGAAGCTCGCAAGGAAATCAACGTCTTTGCAGAACGCACTCTCAAGATGTTCCGCTTTTTGCCGGACCTCCTCAAGATGAAAAATGAAGAGGACTTTGTAAAGCTGTTCGCCCGCATCGAAAAGTACGAAGGTATCAGCGACAGATTTGAAATTGAAATTGGTGAATACTTGAACAAGGTCAGTGGCGGTCGCTTGAGTATCGAAAGTAAGACGATGTTGCAGTGCATGCAGAAGGAAATTTCTGAAATCGAAAGTATCGGCGATGCTTGCTACAACATGGCTCGCGCCATCAACCGCAAGTTCCATCTTGAGGAAGATTTTACCGAGGAACAGTACAGCCGCATAGAAAACATGATGAAACTTTGCGACCAGGCGCTAGTGCAGATGGTGGATGTTATCGAGGACAAGCCGCATACGAAGGCTTCGAATACGATGACGCTGGAATTTGAAATCAACGACTACCGCAAGATGCTCAAGGACTTGAATATCGAAGATATCAATGCGCAGCGCTACAGCTACCAGATTGGCGTGCATTACATGGATGTGGTGAACGACTGCGAAAAGCTTGGCGACTATGTGGTGAACGTCGTCGAAGCGCACGTGAACCACAGATTGCTCGGAAAGTAA